From Aedes albopictus strain Foshan chromosome 1, AalbF5, whole genome shotgun sequence, one genomic window encodes:
- the LOC134285690 gene encoding uncharacterized protein LOC134285690, translated as MQYLLSYLDGEAKKMVSSFPISDANYKEAWETLETHYNKKKYTVFALVREFIDQPSTSTVSGLKKLVATSDDVIRQLKALGNEFESRDPWLIHLLLEKVDKETRSLWAQKIIDVDSPTFADFLEFLQKRCDALETCTAFTKRPSQADAGKKEYSRAPGGEKVQTFHTNASSATRAKCSKDHPIYHCDRFKEMDVSACRELAQTSKLCFNCLRSSHTAKKCPSKSVCRSTDCKQRHHTLLCTQRATQAVKKPEQDQPNQESNLESASSVNVNSTQAVNDKSTITLLPTAVVRVKGSDGQLHDVRGLIDSGSQVSLITEACVKRLELRRSNATLEVTGVNAEVVGRTAGKVMLVLSSRFEDETKLTTQAYVLGKLTATLPCQRFSESNVPYLQGLQLADPQFNKPGAIDIILGADVFLSVLESGQVKNHNGTPVAQRSIFGWMVAGKLAKQECVYAYHSVINLNQEIDIDRTLRLFWEDQELHNPKQLTKDEQRVVEGFNSTLTRSQEGRFIVRLPMDDSKLKLGNSLVAATRRLRCMERRFENDSDFKQRYVAFIREYQELGHMRIVPPAEVDVDCSKAYYLPHHGVVKEDSITTKLRVVFDGSSSSATTTGVSLNDILLDAPNINADLFDVLLRFRSYPVVFIADIEKMYRQVLVHPGDTDYMRIVWRDSPDKPIQHFRLLTVTYGLKNSGFLAMAALHKAAEAYESTYPEAAERVVKHTYVDDLTSGANSVEEAMQLIVQINEILGEAGFTLRKWSSNSSEVLGSLSDTIITSMPIQFPDERNTVKALGIHWLPTEDVFTFKVTMPTDGPNTKHQLLSDSAKLFDPFGWFAPAIVRVKILYQKCWLYDLNWHDKLPPTIEEAWIEVKENLHLLEEVKLSRWAANYNGRIELHGFSDASEEAYAAVVYLRSVDSNGEVHVTLLAAKTKVAPVRQISIPRLELNAAELLAKLMQQVATPLERFQIDQYAWTDSTIVLQWLSGHPRKWNTYIANRTSSILDILPRKHWAHVTSKENPADCASRGVSPLELVNHPLWWSGPPWLSDDSSTWNRDAPDDTHDEETLELARVRRFVCNLRCTITGSSKVSGSILPSELHEARLQFIRLAQQDSFQSEIKALVRGDEVPSKSSIASLYPFLDGTGTLRVGGRLQHSVYSFDVKHPIIVPKNHRYTKLLVEEIHVNNCHAGPTLMTATINQRYWIQGCQTVIKQHIRKCMSCCRQKAQTAKQLMGSLPAARVTACRPFAHVGVDYAGPILVSCSNTRGARCMKGYIVVFVCLSSKAVHLEVAGDLTTDTFLGAFKRMIARRGYCNEVWSDNGTNLVGADRQLQEIYETVTKHVKQKEHLFTNLGIRWRFIPPASPHQGGIWEAAVKSAKELLRPILGDEKLTHEELSTVLCQVEACLNSRPLCPMSSSPDSLEALTPGHFLVGQPLNLLPEPDVTHLKMNQLDRRQRVQRYTEEFWRRWRDEYIATLQPRGKWKTKQENLKPGHLVLVKNDNSPSSAWEMARIVAVHPDQQGLVRNVTLRRGKSEYQRSVQKLCPLPD; from the exons ATGCAGTACCTGCTATCGTACTTGGACGGCGAGGCGAAGAAAATGGTCAGCTCGTTCCCTATCAGTGACGCCAACTACAAAGAAGCCTGGGAAACACTAGAGACCCACTACAACAAGAAAAAGTATACCGTGTTTGCCCTGGTTCGAGAGTTCATCGACCAACCATCTACGTCAACCGTATCCGGGCTCAAGAAGCTGGTGGCCACATCCGACGATGTCATCCGTCAGCTCAAGGCTCTCGGTAATGAGTTCGAATCAAGGGATCCGTGGCTCATCCACCTCCTGTTGGAAAAGGTGGACAAGGAAACAAGATCTTTGTGGGCGCAGAAAATCATCGATGTCGACAGTCCAACGTTTGCTGacttcctggagttcctgcaaAAGCGCTGCGATGCACTCGAAACGTGCACAGCCTTTACGAAGCGGCCAAGTCAGGCGGATGCCGGAAAGAAGGAGTACTCCAGAGCACCCGGTGGTGAGAAAGTGCAAACCTTCCATACCAACGCGTCATCGGCAACACGCGCCAAGTGCTCAAAGGATCACCCGATCTACCACTGTGACCGCTTCAAGGAAATGGACGTCTCGGCATGCAGAGAGTTGGCACAAACGTCAAAACTGTGTTTCAACTGTTTGCGCTCCTCGCATACAGCGAAGAAATGCCCATCGAAGTCTGTCTGTCGCTCAACGGATTGCAAGCAACGTCACCACACCCTGTTGTGCACGCAGCGGGCAACACAAGCTGTCAAGAAGCCGGAGCAGGATCAGCCCAACCAGGAATCCAATCTGGAATCAGCGTCGTCGGTCAACGTCAACTCAACACAGGCGGTGAATGACAAATCTACAATTACGCTACTACCCACGGCGGTGGTACGTGTCAAGGGCAGTGACGGTCAACTGCACGACGTACGAGGACTAATCGACAGCGGTTCGCAGGTGTCACTAATCACGGAAGCGTGCGTAAAGCGTCTTGAGTTGAGACGTAGCAACGCTACACTGGAGGTCACCGGCGTCAACGCAGAGGTTGTCGGTCGCACAGCCGGCAAGGTCATGCTGGTGTTGTCATCGCGCTTCGAGGATGAAACCAAGCTAACCACTCAAGCCTACGTTCTAGGGAAACTAACGGCAACCCTGCCGTGCCAGCGATTCAGCGAATCCAATGTGCCCTACTTGCAGGGGCTGCAGTTGGCCGACCCGCAGTTCAACAAGCCGGGAGCAATCGACATTATTCTTGGAGCCGATGTCTTCCTGTCGGTATTGGAATCAGGACAGGTCAAGAACCACAACGGAACTCCTGTGGCACAACGTTCCATTTTCGGATGGATGGTCGCAGGTAAGCTCGCGAAACAGGAATGTGTTTATGCCTACCACTCGGTCATCAATCTGAACCAAGAAATTGACATCGACCGGACGTTGCGGTTGTTCTGGGAGGATCAGGAACTCCACAATCCCAAGCAACTCACCAAGGATGAGCAAAGGGTGGTTGAAGGTTTCAACTCCACTCTCACGCGCTCGCAGGAAGGTCGCTTCATCGTCCGTTTGCCAATGGATGACTCGAAGCTCAAGTTGGGAAACTCTCTGGTCGCCGCCACCAGGCGATTGAGATGCATGGAACGTCGATTCGAGAATGACAGCGATTTCAAACAGCGATATGTGGCGTTCATACGGGAATATCAAGAGCTAGGCCACATGAGGATTGTGCCGCCAGCGGAGGTCGACGTCGACTGCTCAAAGGCATACTACCTGCCGCATCATGGAGTGGTAAAAGAGGACAGCATCACCACCAAACTCCGGGTTGTGTTCGATGGGTCATCGTCATCTGCTACCACGACCGGAGTATCGCTCAATGATATTTTGTTGGATGCCCCGAACATCAACGCAGATCTGTTCGACGTGTTGCTGCGATTCCGATCGTACCCGGTGGTCTTCATAGCGGACATTGAGAAGATGTACCGCCAGGTGCTAGTGCACCCTGGCGACACCGACTACATGCGCATCGTATGGCGAGACTCACCCGATAAGCCTATCCAGCATTTTCGTCTTCTTACCGTTACCTACGGTTTGAAGAACTCAGGGTTCCTTGCGATGGCAGCGCTGCACAAGGCAGCTGAAGCATACGAATCAACATACCCGGAAGCAGCGGAACGAGTTGTGAAACATACCTACGTCGACGATCTAACATCAGGTGCGAATTCGGTGGAAGAAGCAATGCAGCTCATCGTGCAAATCAACGAGATTCTTGGGGAAGCTGGGTTTACTCTTCGTAAATGGAGTTCAAACTCGTCTGAAGTACTGGGATCATTGTCGGACACCATCATCACCTCGATGCCGATCCAATTCCCGGACGAACGAAACACTGTGAAGGCGCTTGGGATACACTGGCTTCCAACCGAGGACGTTTTCACGTTCAAAGTGACCATGCCTACCGACGGGCCGAACACGAAACACCAGCTGTTGTCGGACTCGGCGAAGCTATTCGATCCATTCGGATGGTTCGCACCGGCGATTGTACGAGTCAAGATCCTCTATCAAAAATGTTGGCTCTACGATCTCAACTGGCACGACAAGCTACCACCAACCATCGAAGAGGCGTGGATCGAGGTTAAGGAGAATCTGCATCTACTGGAAGAAGTCAAGTTGTCTAGGTGGGCAGCAAACTACAACGGACGCATCGAGCTGCACGGTTTCTCAGATGCTTCTGAGGAGGCATATGCGGCTGTGGTATACCTGCGGTCGGTCGACAGCAACGGAGAAGTTCATGTTACCTTGCTCGCCGCGAAAACGAAGGTCGCTCCGGTTCGTCAAATTTCCATACCACGTCTGGAGCTCAACGCAGCCGAACTGTTGGCGAAGCTCATGCAGCAAGTAGCAACACCACTCGAAAGATTCCAAATCGATCAGTACGCCTGGACGGATTCCACCATCGTATTGCAGTGGCTGTCCGGCCACCCCCGCAAGTGGAATACCTACATAGCAAATAGAACCTCTTCGATTTTGGACATCCTGCCTAGAAAGCACTGGGCTCACGTCACTTCCAAGGAAAATCCTGCCGATTGTGCATCCCGTGGCGTATCTCCGTTGGAACTTGTCAACCATCCGCTATGGTGGTCAGGGCCCCCATGGCTATCCGACGATTCCTCAACGTGGAACCGAGACGCACCAGATGATACTCACGACGAAGAAACTCTAGAG CTCGCCCGCGTCAGGAGATTCGTTTGCAATCTGAGATGCACGATTACCGGCAGCAGCAAGGTCTCCGGTTCAATTTTGCCATCCGAGCTGCATGAGGCGCGGTTGCAGTTCATCCGATTGGCACAGCAGGACTCCTTCCAAAGCGAAATCAAGGCCCTCGTCCGTGGCGATGAAGTTCCATCCAAATCCAGCATCGCAAGCCTGTACCCATTCCTGGACGGTACCGGCACACTGAGGGTAGGAGGACGATTGCAGCACTCGGTGTACTCTTTCGACGTCAAGCATCCGATAATCGTACCGAAAAATCATCGCTACACAAAACTGCTGGTGGAGGAGATTCACGTAAACAACTGCCATGCCGGGCCAACTTTGATGACAGCCACAATCAACCAGCGGTACTGGATCCAAGGTTGTCAAACAGTGATCAAACAGCACATTCGGAAGTGTATGTCGTGTTGTCGTCAAAAGGCCCAGACCGCAAAACAGCTTATGGGAAGTTTACCGGCTGCCCGGGTGACAGCATGTCGCCCTTTCGCTCATGTTGGGGTGGACTATGCTGGTCCGATATTGGTGAGTTGCAGCAACACCCGAGGTGCGCGGTGTATGAAAGGATATATCGTTGTCTTCGTCTGCCTTTCAAGTAAAGCCGTTCACTTGGAAGTCGCAGGGGATTTGACCACCGACACCTTTTTGGGAGCGTTCAAAAGGATGATTGCACGCCGTGGATATTGCAACGAAGTGTGGTCGGATAACGGCACGAATCTGGTGGGAGCTGATCGACAGCTACAGGAGATCTACGAGACAGTCACCAAACACGTCAAGCAAAAGGAACATCTCTTCACAAACCTCGGGATTCGTTGGCGATTCATACCACCGGCAAGCCCTCATCAAGGTGGTATATGGGAAGCGGCGGTGAAAAGCGCTAAGGAGCTGCTTCGACCGATCCTGGGCGACGAGAAGCTTACTCACGAGGAACTCTCAACGGTGTTGTGTCAAGTGGAGGCTTGTCTCAATTCGAGACCCCTCTGCCCGATGTCGTCAAGTCCCGATAGTCTCGAAGCACTTACACCGGGGCACTTCTTGGTTGGGCAGCCCCTAAATCTGCTGCCTGAACCGGACGTCACGCATCTCAAGATGAACCAACTCGATAGAAGGCAGCGGGTTCAACGGTACACGGAAGAGTTTTGGCGACGCTGGCGTGATGAGTACATCGCCACGCTGCAACCCAGAGGCAAATGGAAAACCAAGCAAGAGAACCTGAAACCTGGACATCTGGTTCTCGTGAAGAACGACAATAGCCCGTCGTCGGCTTGGGAAATGGCCCGTATCGTAGCTGTTCACCCGGATCAACAAGGACTGGTTCGCAACGTCACGCTTCGCAGAGGCAAATCAGAGTACCAACGATCCGTCCAGAAGTTGTGTCCTCTCCCTGATTGA